In Gammaproteobacteria bacterium, the genomic stretch AGGATTACGTCTCCCTGAACCAGTTTGTCGCCTGAAGATCCTCAACATGGATAAACAGGATAAACAGGATAAACAGGATGGACAGGATGCGGAGTTGAAGCATGCGCAGATCACCAAGAGCATAATCGGCTGCGCTTTTGAAGTGATCAATGAACTTGGCCCGGGTTTCCTGGAATCGGTTTATGAGAAGGCTTTGCTTCTGGCGCTGCGTCAAAAAGGCTTGTCAGCGATGTTCCAGCATCCTGTCAAGGTGATGTTCAGGGGTGAATGCGTGGGTGACTTTTACGCGGATCTTCTCGTTGAGGAGAAGGTGATCGTCGAGCTGAAAGCTGTCAAAGCCATAGTCCCCGAACACCAGGCGCAGATCATCAATTATCTGAACGCCACCGGGATCGAAGTCGGTTTACTCATCAACTTCGGCAATCCCAGACTCGAATACAAACGCTTCACCAGAAGCAAGGATTTCAAACATGGATAAACACGATACATCGCAATTTTCATTCTTATCCTGTCCATCCTGCCCATCCATGTGAACCAAAGGACCCTATGCTCGATACTACTACCAAACGCCGCATCGACACCGCCCGCGACATTCTTGTCGGCAAGGTGCCCGATCCCAAGAGCCAGGTCGAGCAGATCACCATCGCCCTCATCTACAAGTTCATGGACGACATGGACGCCGAGAGCGAGGAGTTCGGCGGCAAGCGCAAGTTCTTCGCCGGGCAGTTCGCTCGCTACGGCTGGGCGAAGCTGATGCGCTCCGGTCTGGGCGGCTTTGAGACCCTGAACCTCTACGCCGAGGCCATCGCCAAGATGCCGGAGAACCCCGGCATTCCGCTGCTCTTCCGCGACATCTTCAAAAACGCCTATTTGCCCTACCGCGACCCCGAGACCCTACGCGCCTTTCTCAAGGTCATTGACGAGTTCACCTACGACCACTCAGAGCGCCTTGGGGACGCCTTCGAATATCTGCTTTCGGTGCTCGGCTCGCAGGGTGATGCCGGCCAGTTCCGCACACCGCGCCATATCATTGACTTCATCGTCGCCATCATCGACCCGAAGAAGACCGAGACCGTGCTCGATCCCGCCTGCGGCACCGCGGGGTTCATGATCTCGTCCTACAAGCACATTCTCAGGGCCAACAGTTCCCCCGACGGCGTCGAGCCCAACGGCCGCAAGAACGGTGAGGCCGCCGCGGCCCTGCACACTTCGAAGATCCCCACCGCCAGGGGCGACCTGCTGACGCCCGACGAACGGAAAAAAATCGCTGACAACTTCAAGGGCTACGACATCTCACCCGATATGGTGCGCCTGTCGCTGGTGAACATGTACCTGCACGGCTTCAGCGATCCGCATGTCTACGAATACGACACACTCACCAGCCAGGACCGCTGGAACGAGTACGCCGACGTGATCCTGGCCAACCCGCCCTTCATGTCGCCGAAAGGCGGCATCAAGCCGCATAACCGCTTCTCGGTGCAGTCCAAGCGTTCTGAGGTGCTGTTCGTGGACTACATGGCCGAGCACCTGACACCCACCGGCCGCGCGGGCATCATCGTGCCGGAGGGCGTCATTTTCCAGAGTCAGACCGCGTACACGCGACTGCGCAAGATGCTGGTCGAGAACTACCTCGTCGCCGTGGTGTCGCTGCCCGCCGGCGTGTTCAATCCTTACTCCGGGGTGAAGACGTCCATCCTGATCCTCGACAAGTCTCTCGCCCGGCAGGCGCAGACCATCGCCTTCTTCAAGGTGGGCAACGACGGCTTCGGCCTCGGCGCGCAGCGCCGCCCTATCGACAAAAACGACCGCCCGCAAGTGAAGGCGGAAGTCGAAGTCTACCTCCAAGCAATTCGCGGCGGCCAGCCCACCGCTCATCTTCAGCCGACCTGCGGCTTGATCGTTGCCAAAGAAAAGATCGCGGCGAATGCTGACTACAACTTGAGCGGGGAGCGGTATCGGGACGGCGTTGTCACCGCTTCCTCGTGGCCCTTCGTCCCTGTTGCTAACGTGTTCCGCAAATCAGAGCGAAACGTCCTGCCAGAATCGCTCAACGGTCCCGTGAACTATCTTGGTCTCGAAAACGTCACGCAGAAAACCGGCGAAATAGCCGGCAACGTCGTTACCGATAAGCCAGCGGACATCAAGAGCCTGAAGAACGTCTTCAAACCTCGCGACATCCTGTACGGAAAGCTGCGGCCCAATTTGAACAAGGTATGGCTCGCTGACCGCGAGGGCATTTGCTCAACGGATATCTTCGTTATCGAGGCACCAGAAGGTAAAGCCGACCCCGCTCTCTACGCCTACCTTTTCCGCAGCCAGCGATTCAATGATGCGGTCATGGGCCAACTCAAAGGGGCACAGCTTCCGCTGATTGGTTGGTCATCGTTTGCCGAACTCCAAATCCCCCTGCCGCCGCTGGAGGTGCAGAAGGAGAT encodes the following:
- a CDS encoding GxxExxY protein is translated as MDKQDKQDKQDGQDAELKHAQITKSIIGCAFEVINELGPGFLESVYEKALLLALRQKGLSAMFQHPVKVMFRGECVGDFYADLLVEEKVIVELKAVKAIVPEHQAQIINYLNATGIEVGLLINFGNPRLEYKRFTRSKDFKHG
- a CDS encoding N-6 DNA methylase encodes the protein MLDTTTKRRIDTARDILVGKVPDPKSQVEQITIALIYKFMDDMDAESEEFGGKRKFFAGQFARYGWAKLMRSGLGGFETLNLYAEAIAKMPENPGIPLLFRDIFKNAYLPYRDPETLRAFLKVIDEFTYDHSERLGDAFEYLLSVLGSQGDAGQFRTPRHIIDFIVAIIDPKKTETVLDPACGTAGFMISSYKHILRANSSPDGVEPNGRKNGEAAAALHTSKIPTARGDLLTPDERKKIADNFKGYDISPDMVRLSLVNMYLHGFSDPHVYEYDTLTSQDRWNEYADVILANPPFMSPKGGIKPHNRFSVQSKRSEVLFVDYMAEHLTPTGRAGIIVPEGVIFQSQTAYTRLRKMLVENYLVAVVSLPAGVFNPYSGVKTSILILDKSLARQAQTIAFFKVGNDGFGLGAQRRPIDKNDRPQVKAEVEVYLQAIRGGQPTAHLQPTCGLIVAKEKIAANADYNLSGERYRDGVVTASSWPFVPVANVFRKSERNVLPESLNGPVNYLGLENVTQKTGEIAGNVVTDKPADIKSLKNVFKPRDILYGKLRPNLNKVWLADREGICSTDIFVIEAPEGKADPALYAYLFRSQRFNDAVMGQLKGAQLPLIGWSSFAELQIPLPPLEVQKEIVAEIEGYQKVINGARAVLDHYRPHIPIHPDWPVSELSEVSTKITDGAHFTPTYTETGVPFLRVTDITQSNTSKKFIPQEEHNELIKRCRPEKGDVLYSKNGTIGIAKLIDWDWEFSIFVSLALIKPKKDVLDPHYLECFLNSDAAYAQATARSKSGTVTNLHLVDIKTIKIPLPALAIQQQIVAEIEAEQALVAANRELISRFEQKIRATLARVWGEEDTAATSTDNVVTTSDLPTPSPMSLHPAEAAR